TCCAATGGGGAAAAGTGGAAAAGCTACTTAAAAGAGTAAAacctgagccaggtgtggtggcacatgcctttcatcccagaacttgggagtcagaggcaggcggatttctgaggccagtctggtctacaaagtgagtaccaggacagccagggctacacagagaaaccctgtctcgaaacaccaaaaaaaaaaaaaaaaaaaaaaaaaaaagagtaaaacctGGAAACCCTTACAGTACGTGAAAGGAGTAGCTAACATAAAGGAAATACAGGTAAACAAATTGTATAATGTGGCCCTAAAACTCCCACTTGGTGTCCTGAAAAGTAGCGAGGAAGACAAAAGGTCCCCTCATCCATCCCTAAGTACCTATGCATCCCTCCTGGGAGACTTGAAAgagcaagggaagagagagattCACAGTCATACATCAAAGCCAAGGACTACAGCGAAAGCTCAGGGGTTGCGTCTAGATTCCTCTCCATTTGTCACATCTCCAGGAGACACTGCAAATACcaagaatggagaagagaggggCTTGAGCAATGTCTCAGTGCTTTAAGAGCACTagctcaagtcccagcacccacatggtggttcgcaaccatctataacttcaggtcgaatggatctgatgccctcttctggcctccacaggcaccaggcacatacatggtacacagaatACAAGTACGCataatatgcacataaaatacaatagttaaaaaaaattctaaagaattaaagaatggagcagagaccacTACTCTTAACATGAAGCAAAGAATGTGTATTCTGCTAGCAGTGGCAGtttagaagaaagaggaaagaggagaggggtgCTTTTAGTTTAAGCCAGTGTGGctgaaaattaagaataaatattccaaaacaaagagagaaaaaacataATCTTGGGTTCCAGTGTAAGCTGGAAAACCCTGCTGCCCACACATGGAAAAAGGGGAAATAACTAGGAAATACTTGTTAAAAGAGGGAGGGgtagaggggaggggcagaggggagagaCCCACCAAAGCATTAATATAGACCCCGTCAGCTTGCAATGCTGCCTTGCATTCTGAATGGGAAGAGAAATGCTACAATCCATGAAGCAGCCACTAGCAACTAGGTCAagcaaaatgaatgaaaattaaatttaccttcaatctcctcctcttcctcctcttcctcctcctcatcctcgcTGGAATCACTGACCTGCACAGTTATATCAGTGCTGGTTACCGGGGTCCAGTCAAAATAAACTCCAAAGCCAATATCATAGTCATCAGTTGCAAATTCCCAGCAGACTCGCTTTCCCTCGGGATGGGTGGGGACCCGGATAGTGACCACTTCTCCTCGCTTCACTACCAGGCGGCTGTTCTTCTCcttgcccagcttgcttttgaaCTCCTTCACTTTGGCAAAGGTCCAGACACATGGAGGAGCCATCAGAGGTGGAGAGACTGAAAGGACAGACAGCTTACTATTGAGAAGCTGGGGAGACGCCCctgacccagcattttgctaggTTAACACACAACATTCTTTCTAAGAGCTTCcaccaatttgttttctttccttctagctTCCATCCTTCAAGCATCTACTGGAAATGAAGAAACTATTTTCTATGCTTCCAAAGGTCTCACCTTTCCTGTGGTCCCCCAGAAGATCTGCAGATTCCAAATCCGCTGAAAGAACATCTATAGCCCCAGTGTGCTCAGACTGGATCATGACTGTGTCTTCAGGTCGCTGTGGAGCTTGGTACTTGGCCATCTACACAACAGAATTCTGGTTAGAGGACTTATGATGTCAGATTCCAATTAGCATCTTTCCTAATGCAGGCTGCCCCACCGCTTTCCTGATACCACATCCAGAAAGTTAGTGTGCTAATCAACATTGCTTCTTTCTGCCAAGTGCAAGTTAACTTCAAATTCTACTTTTTAACATTACCAAAGTGTCTCCTAATGATTCTTTTCTCCCCTGTGTCTGTAACTTTAGAAAAgcgttgttttgtttcctttcagaaaccctctgcaaggggctggtgagatggctcagtgggtaagagcacccgactgctcttctgaaggtctggagttcaaatcccagcaaccacatggtggctcataaccatccctaacaagatctgactccctcttctggagtgtctgaagacagctacaatatacttacatataataaataaataaatctttaaaaaaaaaaaagaaagaaagaaaccctctGCAAAACCTTCCCCACAAATACCCTCACAGGTTGCTACAGGCCTACATCAGTAGGGTTTCCAACACATTCCCACCTGCAAGGCTACTCCACTCAACAATTACTTCTCTATCTCTATCAGCCACCATATTTAGTAAAAACATCACAAAGTATCTGGTTTCaaattttcctcttccttccatccctctgtATCCTTTTCCTATTTCTCCCTAACTCATCCCTCAGGCTACAAGTTTCTCCCCCTGTACTTCACAAGCAAtgttcttcgtgtgtgtgtgtgtgtgtgtgtgtgtgtgtgtgtgtgtgtgtgtgtgtgtgttgtcgcATATGTAtgggtgcctgcagaggacagaagagcaCATTAGCTAcactggagctagagttacaacaGTTACAGGCAGGCAGtcgtgagccacctgatatgaatgctgagaagcaaacccaggccctctggagaagcagcaactgctcttaagTACTGCATCagggagccatctttctagctccgcAGTGTTCTCTTACTAATTACAGTTTCACTTTAAGCCAGCCATAGGACTGTTCCCTTTGAACAGTGTATTGCTGCCAGAGTCCCAACCTGCATAAAAGGAGACAAATGGCATTTGATGCAAAAAGCCCTTGCTACCCACACTGAAGTCTGTAATCTAGAGGGATTTCTCTCCAAATCTCTTACAGTGTGTTCCTTGTTTCATGTTATTATGCCTTAATTTCCTGTTCTACACCCAtggggaagagcacaccagtgAGTCAGCAATCCAGTTAGAGAGGCTGGAGTTGTACTTGTGCAAGGACATCGAGTTGTAATCCTCCCAGGCTGTGTTCTCACAGATGTGTTTCAGAGGCCGAGCCTCTCCTCAGCCACACAGCTAAGTAATTCGAACCAGACCTTGCCTACCAAGTTTAAAGGAACCCTTCCTTTTACAGTGTGGATGTAATTTGCAACTTAATTAGCAGCAGAGTCTATGTAAAGCTTTTAGCCTTAGTTCCACAACTGCTAAGTGGGGACACAGTGGTGTCTGTCTCACTGGAGTGTGATCAGCAGTAATGAAGTTTAGACTACCAAGTGTTATGCAAGAGGTGTAATGCTTCATGTCTTTACTGATACAAATTCTAATTACATCATCACTATCAatgcaaatataaacacaaaacacCCCCACCTGCCGTGCCTAGGTCAAAGGCATCACTAGTTATAACACACTCCTATGGACTCTGCATGGATAGAGTAGACCTCCAGCTAACAGTCAGTGACTTCAGGTTGTTCATGTCAGGGTCTTAGAGAACATGAGATGTCTGTTCTGAcacttcatttttttgtgtgaCAGTCTGTGCGGGAGTGACAAATAATTATTCTCCAAACAATTAAAACTGAGATGCCTCACAGGGGTGTCTAACCCATGTCCCCTGGGCTGCATGAAGCCTAAAGTTACTTAAAATACTGAGGTTTTtttcaaaagacattttttttttctataacccGACAATACAGTTCTCAAGTGTGAGCTTTATAGATGATGGCATGTCACAATGTCCAAAGGTTGGATGTGCCTGCTTGGGGTGACAGCGACTTCTGAGAGCCACTGTCTCAGAAGAGAAACTTCTAACCTATTCATTCTGTGCCTAGGTGCGGGTGCCAGAAGCTCGCCTTCCCCAAGAGCCAGCCTGAGGGTGCCCCTACCTCACTGAGAACCTGGGTCTGGCCTGCTGGCAGCGACGCCTGCTCCCCCGGAGTCTGAAGCTCTGAGGCACCAGCCACTTTCTGTAGATCTTCCGTGGTATCCTTACTCGCTGGAGATACCATCTGTGGCCTCTCGGAGGAAGAAAACAGGTCAGTTCAAGGGGTCTTTGAAGAGGCATAATCGTTCTGGAGGGACTCTGAAATGCAACAGCATTCAAAAGACACCCCACCCACTGAGCTCTGCACTTAGGTCCGTGTCACTTTAGCTGACCACTGACTGTTTACAGTAAAGGCACAGGGACTGAAAAAGCCAGTCCCCAGGCTCCAGAGCCACAACAAACACATAGCTCAGTCATAAGATGGACTCAGAGTCTGCTGCACATGTTTGTGGCATACGGTATGATGCAGTGCTATATGTCGGTTCTGTGAAATGATTAAATGGGTCAACATATTCATTACCCCAATTCTCAGTTTTTGTATTATAAGTACATTCTTAATTTACTCTTTGTAATTTTGAGTATAAATGTATTAAATCTAATGACCATACTAGCAGAGACCTCTTGATCTTATTTATTCTGTCAACATAACACCCAATGTGTTCCAACTCCTGGTAATCATCATTCTGCTCTctccttagtgtgtgtgtgtgtgtgtgtgtgtgtgtgtggtgtgtaaacGTACACAGGGACTCCTGCAttcatacagaggccagaagagggcatcagacccctgaGATTAAGTTGAAGCATCTGCAGGATGCCTGGCTTGTTAGAGCAACGCTGGGAACCAATCTCTGGTCTTCATGACTGGGAGTGGCACTCTTCCCCACCCAGCCATCCCTGCAGCCAGGCTGTTCTCCTCATCTTTGGGAATGGCTTCATTCCTCACTCACTATTAGCTCCAACCAGAATCTTTATACAGTTGGGACTCCCAGTTGTTTCCACACAAGTCACGGAGATGAGGCTTCCTGAGCCAGAGACTGGCCACTGAACAGAAAGTGTCTGTTGATTAATCTAAAGGATAGATGAGAAATTAACCACAGCTGGGAGGACTGAGATCTTTTCTGCCCTGACACAGCCCTCCGTAGGCTGCCCATCTCCATGTTCCAGTTAAAGTCAGTGGCTCACCAAGCTACACTTGGGCTGAACTGCTTGTGTCCTTGGTGCTGGACCCGGGGTGAGCAGATGGGTGTGTTCATGTTTCCCTAGGAAAAGGTCATGGGATGGGATGAGTTCTGCTGCCTTCCATTCCCACTGGCTTCAGAGAGACCAGAAATGAGTAGGCAGTCAGGGCGGTAGCACAATCCCCAGATTTTCTGAAAATCTACTACCAATAAGaggtgagttttatttttaaagcaggagTTATATGCATGGTCTGGGGACCCCTGTAGTACTTAGGACCCTTTGAGAGGAGTCTGACACCTTAAAAGTTTTCAGAATACTACTAaaacaccattttcttttctgcattttctgCAGTAGGCAGTGGAATTTTCCAGAGACCACAAGACATTCAACAGGACAGCCAAACGAATCAAGATGCAGAGGTGAAAATTCAATTGTCTTTTATTAAACCAGACATTAAAGGGATTTATACTGTCTTACTGTACTATATTTGCTTTCGAAGttgattatttttcattaaagacATACTATCTATAGCACTATGGAGTgatttaattattgttttcaaaTGAGTAAAATAACATTATAATTTTAGGTCttaatttcttatattattttaaaaactttggaGGTCTTTTAAGACAAtgttttactctgtagcctaCACTGACCCCAAACTTgtaataatcctcctgcctcagcctcctgaatgctatcatggcaagtgtgagccaccacactcacTCTAatatagtgaaaaataaattcCTGAGTTCTTCTCTAATTATTCAAAGTGTAAACATCCAAAagtgcctggcagtggtggcacaaacctttaatcccagcacttgggaagcagaggcaggtggatttctaagttcaaggtcagcctggtctacagagtgagttccaagacagccaggactatgcaaagaaaccctgtctcaaaaaaacaaaaaattaaaataaaataaaatccaagagCCCCTGGCTTTTAGACTATTAGTACCGTTGTTTTCCTTGGTagtataaataagaaaatcattTTCAATGTATAGATTATACCTTCTTCAAATAAATATAGCTATCTTTTAGAATACCCAAGTCCACCTCAGAGCAAACCAAGAAAGATGATGACTCAGAACCATTTGCTTAAATCATCTTGTGTAAATGGGAAATGGGTGAATGATCTTAATTCTTAGAAACCCAGAAACCCCAaaccattttttttgttgttgttgttccttgtTGTCCCTTTACTAGAAGGCAAGACCTATGCTGGGAACTGGGCCTTAAAACctctgtgtgcctggtgtctcAAACCAACTCTGATTATGGAACTCTCAGGCTCTCTGAACTCTGACCTTACCTCCTGGACTCCCACTGTGCCCAGATCACTCACCAACAGTGACCGCTTGGATCTTTAACAGACCTCAGCACTTCCAGCACACTGCTGTTGGGAGCCGTGCACTCACTGTAGCctcaaacacaacaacaacaacaacaacaagctaCTTCTGGTTAGCTTGCTGCATGCTTCCCTCAGCTCTTCGCTTGAGGGTCGCCTTCTGGGAGGGTTCCTCTGGACGGATGACTTCCCTGCTTCCTTAACTGCACTTACTATGAACTGACATAATATGCACCACATTTTGTGACTGCAAGATACATATTTGTCTTAAAATTTGCCACAGCTGAAACATAGGGTCTATTAAAAGTATAATGTCAAAGCTTGTACCAAGCTCTCTCACTGATCTGTGGGGGCTTCAACTGGTGCTTGGAATACTATCAATTGGAGGAAACTGTTCAAGTGTTCTGTCTAGACCACACTGGACAGAAAACAGATGCCTACGGGGTGACGTTCCTAGtctcagggtttttgttttgttttgttttgttttttcagtgcCAAATTAGAGATAGTTCATGTTTTCTTGCAGTTGTTTTTTTCTGGGGGGACAATTATGGCTTTGTTTATCTTCTCATTGATGGTGCAGGCTTTTGATATCCTAGTGTTGGGGACCCTATTAGACTCTAGCTGGAAGACTTTTCCATTCTCGGAGTGTGTCAGATGTGACATGTGACCTTCTCAATCACCCTCTCACATTTCAGgtaggctggaagccagcaagtCCAGCAGatccttgtctctctcttcccctgacTGGCAGGCATGCCCagtgttatgtgggtgctgggatctcaACCCCAGACTTCATGACTGTAGAGCAAGCAAATGCTCTTCACCACTAAGTCATCTAATaccaatttaaaaatactttcaagaAGGCTTGTAATATCCATGTGAATTTAATATTCACATTTGAATTATATGGTCTAAAGAATCAGTGAAAGGTTATTTTGGGCAAGACAAGTTGCCAATCAGTTGATGCCAGTGATAGACCACATTTAATTGACTTCTAAGTCAATGAAGTGTTCTAGCTCATGCTGCCCCAGAACAGGGAGACTAGCCTGAAGGATAGGGAGAAGCTGGCCAGGCAGACACCCTCACTAGAAGAGCTAGAAAGCTCCATTGTTTCCATTTCCCATAGACACTAAACACAGGCGCCCGAAGCTACCTTCATGTGTGCTGGGGCTTCTTTACTCccaaatttataaacaaaactttaaaattaaatcattttgtcTATGAATGTTATATGATTCTCAAAAAACTTACATTCCATAAACCAGTTCTCTGCTCTAGACCCATCCTTTAAAGATCCCTCTCACCTAAGAGACAGTGAGAGGAAGATGAAAAGTCCCTCTCCTTAGGGAAGGTCAAGAGCCTAAACTACTCGATATCATTAAgactttgaggggctggagagatggctcagtggttaagagcactggctgctcttccagaggacctgggtgtgattcccagaactcatatggtggctcacaactgtcagtaactccaataccttcttccagcctctgtggacTCCAGAAATGCTTAttgtgcacagatatacatacaggcaaaacacacacacacacacacacacacacacacacaccacacacgcacacagagagagagaaagcaagccatgaggaagacTTCTGTCTACAGCAGCGCAGCCTTCCTAAGCACAGAACCTAGCTCTCTACTATCAGTCATGAGGAGGTGCTACAGCTGGGGGACCAAGTACACACTCTCCTTTTCACTCtcctcacttttttatttttttatatttttttggaacttttaagcattttttaaaagatttatttatttattttatatgagtacactgtagctgtcttcagacaccccagaagagggcaccagattccattgcagatggttgtgagccaccatgtggttgctgggatttgaactcaggacctaaagaagagcagtcagggctcttaactgctgagccatctctccagcccccattctcCTCACTTTAACAACAGGGAAGGATACCTATTTCACTGGCTTATAAGGATTGAAGCGATAATACATTTTAAACGACAGTATTTAACAAAccactatttcataaaatatcgTTTCTATTATTATTGAGAAACATTCAAACAAAGCATGCTTACTTCTTACATTATCCCCATCtacattataaattatttcatatgcagaagagaaagaactgCATACAGCTCTAGAAGCATGAGATGTTTAAAACTACCTTCGCACCACTTTTTCTCCCTGGCTGTGTTGGTGTGGGGCATGGAGACCACAGGCTCTACCAGGCAGCGCTACACAGGGACTGAGCAGCTGGATCAGAGTACCTGGTGAAGGCAGACTTCTGTGTTCCACTCGTGATTCATGGCTTCCTCACATGCTATGGCTCAGTATAACCCTTCCTTTCTACTACATGCATCTCAGCGACAGTCGGTGGATGAGATGAGAAGAAAATTAAGCCCGTCAGcccagtggctggagagatgagtcaggtAAGGGCACTTGGTGCACTTACACAGGAactcagtttggttcccagtcccAGCGCAGGCAGCTCGCAACTACCCAGAACCCTAGCTCCAGGGAAtataactccctcttctggctcctataGGCACTAgatatgcacatggtacacatacatacatgaaggtactcacacatacacataaaataaaaatatacagtatAAAAAAGAACAGCCACCTAAGGTGATCGTGTTTAACctgaaaaatgacatttaaaaagccACAAGTGCCTCACCCCTTACAGCTACTGCTGCTTTCCTTAGCAGTTCCTTCAGTCGCCCAAGCAGTTGCAGGTCCCTACCTGTAGGGTGAGGACTGGGCTGCTGGGTCAGAGGCAGAAGCCAGTGGAGAGCCGACTCTGGTGTTTTCCAGATCTTCCTTCTCTAGAAAAATCATAGGAAGAATTTGATATACGAGAGGAAACactagcacatgcctataattcagTTCTTGAgagtctgagacaggaagatcaagagttcaggccagccttggctacataaagcgtttgaggccagcctgggatgcctgAGACACTATCTAAAAACAGTCATTGTGTAGAGCCTAGTTGTAGCTCACCCTACATGAAAATCAGTTCAGGGGgcgatggctcaggggttaaaagcactggttgttctcccagagtgcctgggtttggtccccagcacccacatggcaggtcacaaatgtctgcaactccagctccaggacaccCAGTGCCTTCTCCttgcctccaagggcactgcatacatgtggtgcacttCCATGCACACCGGCATTAACACTGATACAcgcaaaataagaacaaaatcttttttaaaaatcaattagagccaggcagtggtggcgcacgcctttaatcccagcactcgggaggcagaggcaggcaaatttctgagttcgaggccagcctggtctaccaagtgagttccaggacagccagggctatacagagaaactctgtctcgaaaaaacaagcaaacaaacaaaaaatcaattaGAAATAGTTCAAAGATCTTCATCTAAGAATGAAAACTTTGAAATTGCTACAGGAAGCACAGGGCAAACAATTGAAAATGCAGGTATAACAGTGGTTTTCTGAGAAGGCCCAAGAGCCAGGGAACACTCACAAGAATTAACAAACAGAGTTGCAAGGAATGAAAAGACTTTGACACAGCAAAGAAGCAACTGTCATGGTAAAGAGACAGCCTACCAAGAGGGAATTaatgtctagaatatataaacacatacacacacacacacacacacacacacacacacacaaataatctaAATAGTACATGGGCAAATGAACAGATACAAAACAAGAGGTACACATAGCCAACAAGtaggcaaaggaaagaaagaaagaaagaaagaaagaaagaaagaaagaaagaaagaaagaaagaaagaaagaaagaaagaaagaaagaaagaaagaaacggtagccgggcatggtggtgcacacctttaatcccagcactccggaggcagagacaggcagatttctgacttcgaggccagcctggtctacagagtgagttccaggacagccagggctacacagagaaaccctgtcttgaaaagaaccaaaaagaaaagtgacatACCATTGCTCTAAATATCATCTAATAACTTTGGCAAATAGAT
Above is a genomic segment from Mus pahari chromosome 7, PAHARI_EIJ_v1.1, whole genome shotgun sequence containing:
- the Tmed8 gene encoding protein TMED8 isoform X1; amino-acid sequence: MSDRQAAEGPAFWSPAARRGSAGGVGDRRGVEESQAAASEKEDLENTRVGSPLASASDPAAQSSPYRPQMVSPASKDTTEDLQKVAGASELQTPGEQASLPAGQTQVLSEMAKYQAPQRPEDTVMIQSEHTGAIDVLSADLESADLLGDHRKVSPPLMAPPCVWTFAKVKEFKSKLGKEKNSRLVVKRGEVVTIRVPTHPEGKRVCWEFATDDYDIGFGVYFDWTPVTSTDITVQVSDSSEDEEEEEEEEEEIEEPVPVGDVERGSRSSLRGRYGEVMPVYRRDSHRDVQAGSHDYPGEGIYLLKFDNSYSLLRNKTLYFHIYYTS
- the Tmed8 gene encoding protein TMED8 isoform X2; translation: MVSPASKDTTEDLQKVAGASELQTPGEQASLPAGQTQVLSEMAKYQAPQRPEDTVMIQSEHTGAIDVLSADLESADLLGDHRKVSPPLMAPPCVWTFAKVKEFKSKLGKEKNSRLVVKRGEVVTIRVPTHPEGKRVCWEFATDDYDIGFGVYFDWTPVTSTDITVQVSDSSEDEEEEEEEEEEIEEPVPVGDVERGSRSSLRGRYGEVMPVYRRDSHRDVQAGSHDYPGEGIYLLKFDNSYSLLRNKTLYFHIYYTS